The nucleotide window TGATGGTACCCGGCAGGGCGAGCGCTGTGGATCCAAATGCCAGGCAAACGGCGGCGGTCAGGGTGCGGCATAGCGGCAAACGCATGGGAGCTCCTTGGAAGTGAGTCGCCATTCTAGCGGCCGAAAGTTGTAAAAATTCTAACTGATTCTCACCGCCGTGCACACGCACACGGCGCGGCGTGGAAACCACTTGACTTTGGCGGCCAGTCGCGGTGTCCCGGGCGACATGGCGTCCCGAAACGCCTGCCCGGCGAGCGGCGCCGTCGAAAAACCATTTGACCAAGGTTGTATAGACAACCTATGCTGTAGGAATCCTTTAACCTTGATCCGCCAACCCTGATCCGCCAACTTCCTGGAGACGCCATGAACGACCCGCGCTTCGATTCCACCCGCGACATCCGCGCCCCGCGCGGTCCGGACAAGACATGCAAGACCTGGGGCGCCGAAGCGGCGTACCGGATGATCCAGAATAATCTCGACAGGGAAGTGGCCGAGAACCCGCAGGCGCTGGTGGTCTACGGCGGCATCGGCCGCGCCGCGCGCGACTGGGCATGCTTCGATGCGATCCTGGCCGCCTTGAAGGAGCTGGGCGAAGAGGAAACGCTGCTGATCCAGTCCGGCAAGCCGGTCGGCGTGTTCCGCACCCATGCCGATGCGCCGCGCGTGCTGATCGCCAATTCGAACCTGGTGCCGAAATGGGCCAACTGGGAACATTTCAACGAGCTCGATCGCAAGGGCTTGTTCATGTATGGCCAGATGACGGCCGGCAGCTGGATCTACATCGGCACGCAGGGCATCGTGCAGGGCACCTACGAAACGTTCGCCGAGGCGGGCCGCCAGCATTTCGGCGGCGACCTGCGCGGGCGCTGGCTGCTCACCGCCGGCCTGGGCGGCATGGGCGGCGCGCAGCCGCTGGCCGCCACCATGGCCGGTGCCGTGTCGCTGACCGTCGAGTGCCAGCAGAGCAGCATCGATTTCCGGCTGCGCACGCGCTACCTGGACAAGCAGGCCGCCAGCATCGACGAAGCGCTGGACATGGTGCGTACCCACAAGGAGCGGGGCGAGGCGATCTCGATCGGCCTGCTCGGCAATGCCGCCGACGTGCTGCCGGAACTGGTGCGGCGCGCCCGCGAGGGCGGGCTGGTGCCGGACCTGGTGACCGACCAGACTTCCGCGCATGACCTGATCAACGGCTACCTGCCGCAGGGCTGGAGCGTGGCGGACTGGCAGGCGGCGCGTGCCGAACCTGCGCGGCACGCCGGGCTGAAAGCTGCCGCGGCGGCATCCTGCGCGGTGCACGTGAAGGCGATGCTGGACTTCCAGGCGCTGGGCGCGCGCGTGGTCGACTATGGCAACAACATCCGCCAGGTGGCGTTCGACGAGGGCGTGCAGGATGCCTTCGGCTTTCCCGGTTTCGTGCCGGCCTACATCCGGCCGCAATTCTGCGAAGGGCGCGGGCCGTTCCGGTGGGTGGCGCTGTCCGGCGATCCGGAAGATATCTACAAGACCGATGCCAAGATCAAGGAACTGTTCCCCCACCACGCCAACGTGCACCGCTGGCTGGACATGGCGCGCGAACGCATCGCCTTCCAGGGCTTGCCGGCGCGGATCTGCTGGCTGGGCCTGGGCGAGCGGCACCTCGCCGGCCTGGCCTTCAACGAGATGGTGAAAAACGGCGAACTGAAGGCGCCCATCGTGATCGGCCGCGACCACCTCGATACGGGCTCCGTGGCCAGCCCGAACCGCGAAACGGAAAGCATGAAGGATGGCAGCGACGCGGTGTCCGACTGGCCGCTGCTGAACGCGCTGCTGAACACGGCCGGCGGCGCCACCTGGGTCTCGCTACACCACGGCGGCGGCGTGGGCATGGGATACTCGC belongs to Pseudoduganella albidiflava and includes:
- the hutU gene encoding urocanate hydratase translates to MNDPRFDSTRDIRAPRGPDKTCKTWGAEAAYRMIQNNLDREVAENPQALVVYGGIGRAARDWACFDAILAALKELGEEETLLIQSGKPVGVFRTHADAPRVLIANSNLVPKWANWEHFNELDRKGLFMYGQMTAGSWIYIGTQGIVQGTYETFAEAGRQHFGGDLRGRWLLTAGLGGMGGAQPLAATMAGAVSLTVECQQSSIDFRLRTRYLDKQAASIDEALDMVRTHKERGEAISIGLLGNAADVLPELVRRAREGGLVPDLVTDQTSAHDLINGYLPQGWSVADWQAARAEPARHAGLKAAAAASCAVHVKAMLDFQALGARVVDYGNNIRQVAFDEGVQDAFGFPGFVPAYIRPQFCEGRGPFRWVALSGDPEDIYKTDAKIKELFPHHANVHRWLDMARERIAFQGLPARICWLGLGERHLAGLAFNEMVKNGELKAPIVIGRDHLDTGSVASPNRETESMKDGSDAVSDWPLLNALLNTAGGATWVSLHHGGGVGMGYSQHAGVVIVADGTEAAAARLARVLVNDSGSGVMRHADAGYDSAIACAQRNGLNLPMLKQS